From a single Accipiter gentilis chromosome 32, bAccGen1.1, whole genome shotgun sequence genomic region:
- the PPEF1 gene encoding serine/threonine-protein phosphatase with EF-hands 1 isoform X2: MARLEMRRRYSLSIFQSIEYADEQDQLQLSNFFTFMLDHCTHPDSVSHIFTSPSVSQVVDEGLYLTEFEKKIDVPDSYYGPRLSFPLTVEDANALLHAFRNEQLLHARYVLQLLCETRRVLKEMPNITHLSTSYSKEITVCGDLHGNLDDLLLIFYKNGLPSEQNRYVFNGDFVDRGKNSMEILIILFAFLLIYPNDLHLNRGNHEDYIMNLRYGFTKEVSKKYKDHGQQILCLLRDVFSWLPLATIIDSKVLILHGGISDTTDLDFLNALERNKLKSLMRPPKSVRDRQDQLKERIPTTRPSKHTAGKTQHISLSGSAEPSGSNLPPDPALKEWKQILDILWSDPRSQNGCTPNKCRGGGCYFGPDVTAKLFERYNLKMLIRSHEFKPEGYEISHNGKVITIFSASNYYEEGSNRGAYIKLNPELIPRFVQYQVSKYTRRQNLRERVGTIESSALKCLREKIYAHRAELTSAFAQYDLNGTGRISVNDWAAVMESVLQLELPWRMLRSQLAQTTPDGEVDFMSCFYDLKIGQPIKEVQPALVETLCRYRKDLEIIFNVIDKDHSGLISLEEFGQTWKLFASHLGIDVYDESLDKLVLSIDYNKDGHIDFNEFLEAFHVVHRLEKKANS; encoded by the exons TTTCTCACATTTTCACCAGCCCTAGTGTTTCTCAGGTGGTGGATGAAGGCTTATATTTAACAGAATTTGAAAAGAAGATTGATGTTCCAGACTCCTATTATGGACCACGACTCTCATTCCCCCTTACTGTTGAAGATGCCAATGCTCTTCTTCATGCTTTCAGGAATGAACAG CTGCTTCATGCCCGCTATGTACTGCAGCTATTATGTGAAACTAGGAGAGTTCTCAAAGAGATGCCAAATATCACCCATCTTTCAACTTCCTACTCCAAGGAGATAACTGTCTGTG GAGATTTGCATGGAAACCTGGATGATCTTTTGCTGATATTCTATAAG aatGGTCTGCCTTCAGAACAAAACCGTTACGTCTTTAACGGTGATTTTGTTGACAGAGGGAAAAATTCTATGGAAATACTTATAATactgtttgcatttcttcttatCTACCCCAATGATTTACACTTGAATAGAGGAAACCATGAAGACTACATCATGAACCTGAG ATATGGCTTCACAAAAGAAGTTTCGAAGAAGTACAAG GACCATGGGCAACAGATTTTGTGTCTTCTGCGAGACGTCTTTAGCTGGCTTCCCCTTGCCACTATAATTGATAGCAAAGTTCTTATCCTACATGGAGGGATTTCAGACACCACAGATTTGGATTTCCTGAATGCACTTGAGAGAAATAAG ttgaaaTCTTTGATGCGGCCACCAAAGTCAGTGAGAGACAGACAGGACCAACTGAAGGAGAGAATTCCCACCACCAGACCCAGTAAACACACTGCAGGGAAAACACAACACATCTCTTTATCGGGCTCTGCTGAGCCTTCAGGCTCAAATTTGCCTCCAGACCCcgccctgaaggaatggaaacaa ATCCTTGACATTCTCTGGAGCGATCCAAGAAGCCAGAATGGCTGTACACCAAACAAGTGTCGAGGAGGAGGTTGTTACTTTGGTCCCGATGTCACTGCCAAGCTGTTTGAAAGGTATAATCTAAAGATGCTCATCAGGTCTCATGAATTCAAGCCAGAAGGTTATGAGATCAGTCACAATGGGAAG GTTATCACTATATTTTCTGCCTCTAACTATTATGAAGAGGGAAGCAACCGGGGAGCATACATCAAACTGAATCCTGAACTGATTCCTCGGTTTGTACAGTACCAAGTCAGCAAGTACACACGCAGGCAGAATCTTCGGGAGAG ggTGGGTACAATTGAATCATCTGCCTTAAAGTGCTTACGAGAGAAGATTTATGCTCACAGGGCTGAACTCACTAGTGCTTTTGCACAATATGACCTCAATGGCACAG GCAGGATTTCTGTCAATGACTGGGCTGCAGTGATGGAGTCTGTCCTACAGCTGGAACTGCCCTGGAGGATGCTGCGCTCACAGTTAGCACAGACGACCCCAGATGGAGAAGTTGACTTCATGTCATGTTTTTATGACTTGAAAATAGGTCAACCTATAAAAGAG GTTCAGCCAGCTTTGGTGGAAACACTGTGCAGATACAGAAAGGATCTGGAGATCATCTTTAATGTCATTGACAAAGATCACTCAG GTCTGATTTCTCTTGAGGAGTTTGGCCAGACATGGAAACTCTTTGCTTCTCACCTGGGTATTGATGTGTACGATGAATCCCTTGACAAGTTAGTCCTCAGCATAGACTACAACAAAGATGGCCACATCGACTTCAATGAATTTTTAGAGGCCTTTCATGTGGTTCATAGACTAGAGAAGAAGGCAAACTCATGA